From one Lycium ferocissimum isolate CSIRO_LF1 chromosome 7, AGI_CSIRO_Lferr_CH_V1, whole genome shotgun sequence genomic stretch:
- the LOC132064102 gene encoding squamosa promoter-binding-like protein 8 — protein MLDYDWENQSTFMFPSDETTQQTDQNNSQFLDPHTHFHPITNYHHHHHQQQQIQHHQFPQFQATLNNTTHFNSPYDPHAYSIPYTQTHETSMLSLQPTGSTGFMVPKTEPQYINGIHDFASTSSTRIGLNLGGRTYFASSSEDDFVNRLYRRTRAVEAGSVNSPKCQAEGCNADLTQAKHYHRRHKVCEFHSKAATVIAAGLTQRFCQQCSRFHVLSEFDNGKRSCRKRLADHNRRRRKNIQHENKNKQPLLDNVSKSPGESGAHSSTVTVAISPPRI, from the exons atgcTGGACTATGATTGGGAAAATCAGTCCACTTTCATGTTTCCCAGTGATGAAACCACCCAACAAACTGACCAAAATAACAGTCAATTCTTGGACCCTCATACCCATTTTCACCCTATAACAAATTAccaccaccatcatcatcaacaacaacaaatccaacatcatcaatttccccAATTTCAAGCAACCTTAAACAACACTACTCATTTTAACTCCCCGTACGACCCACACGCTTATAGCATTCCCTACACGCAAACACACGAAACATCCATGCTTTCTTTACAACCAACCGGTTCAACCGGGTTCATGGTACCGAAGACCGAACCGCAGTATATAAACGGTATTCATGATTTTGCAAGTACGAGTAGTACTCGGATTGGGTTGAATTTGGGCGGGAGAACATATTTTGCTTCGTCATCAGAGGATGACTTTGTGAACCGGCTTTACCGACGTACTCGAGCGGTTGAAGCCGGTTCAGTGAACTCACCAAAGTGCCAAGCTGAAGGATGCAATGCTGATCTAACTCAAGCAAAGCATTACCACCGAAGACACAAAGTGTGTGAGTTTCACTCCAAAGCTGCCACTGTTATTGCTGCCGGTTTGACTCAACGCTTCTGCCAACAATGCAGCAG GTTCCATGTTCTGTCGGAATTCGACAACGGTAAAAGAAGTTGCCGGAAACGGTTGGCAGATCACAAccggaggaggaggaagaataTTCAGCACGAAAACAAGAATAAGCAGCCACTACTTGACAACGTTTCAA AGTCTCCAGGTGAATCAGGAGCACATTCATCAACAGTAACAGTGGCCATATCACCACCAAGAATTTAG